In Aspergillus nidulans FGSC A4 chromosome IV, a single window of DNA contains:
- a CDS encoding uncharacterized protein (transcript_id=CADANIAT00000452), translating into MARNGVMQRDPWPNVLDEVTKTRDLVVKGKHFSLSTVLDKSQEWLKAHGGQFDFVDSDNGHMGIAAKECGVRYGYLHIISDNLAKKYAYELSNERLQKVQMGRKRLIREMKEVLVEFFIILHRELSALSLYNYS; encoded by the exons ATGGCTCGCAACGGGGTCATGCAGAGAGATCCATGGCCAAATGTGCTAGACGAGGTGACCAAGACCCGAGACCTGGTCGTCAAGGGGAAGCACTTTAGCCTATCGACCGTGCTAGATAAAAGTCAGGAATGGCTGAAGGCGCACGGGGGGCAGTTCGACTTTGTGGATTCAGATAATGGGCATATGGGAATCGCAGCGAAGGAGTGCGGCGTCAGGTATGGGTATCTGCATATTATTTCGGATAATTTGGCGAAGAAGTATGCCTATGAACTGTCGAATGAGCGCTTGCAGAAAGTACAAATGGGTCGAAAGAGGCTGATTCGGGAAATGAAGGAGGTTCTTGTTGAGTTCTTT ATAATTCTTCACCGAGAATTATCTGCTCTATCCCTGTATAACTACTCGTAA
- a CDS encoding uncharacterized protein (transcript_id=CADANIAT00000454), whose protein sequence is MSFLESTGESDEQRSVDEPAEVTSIDYESPSEKQINDASNFPDGATKAWLNVVGGWCIFFSMFGWANAFGVFQDYYQEHQLKHYSAFQNSWISSIQTFILFGGGIVAGKYYQFILSQGILQFSSHCYPFTRHTKHIQYRRRRVSICLEHPCPRLDLVGPSAFAPSSLPTVTSRLPPTPKPVSIMNHIRPLKELPFLMLSAGCALFYLGIYLPFNYIIVQAEYEGMSAALAGYLIPILNGASLFSRIIPGKAADKLGRLNTMIAMCAFAGIIVLALWLPGTGNAPIIAFSAL, encoded by the exons ATGAGCTTTCTCGAATCGACCGGCGAATCGGATGAACAGAGAAGTGTTGACGAGCCGGCGGAGGTTACCAGTATTGATTACGAGTCACCCAGCGAGAAACAAATCAATGATGCATCCAACTTTCCCGATGGAGCTACAAAGGCTTGGTTGAATGTTGTCGGGGGATGGTGTATCTTTTTCTCTATGTTTGGATGGGCGAATG CGTTTGGTGTGTTTCAAGACTACTATCAGGAACACCAACTCAAGCATTACTCGGCTTTCCAGAATTCTTGGATCTC CTCGATCCAGACGTTCATTCTGTTCGGAGGAGGCATCGTGGCCGGCAAA TATTACCAGTTCATTCTGTCTCAGGGTATTCTTCAGTTCTCTAGTCACTGTTATCCATTTACGCGGCATACTAAGCATATCCAG TATCGGCGGCGTCGTGTTTCCATCTGCTTGGAGCATCCTTGTCCTCGCTTGGACTTGGTTGGGCCATCCGCATTTGCACCTTCATCTCTACCCACCGTGACCTCGCGCCTACCACCGACCCCGAAGCCTGTCTCGATCATGAATCACATCCGGCCATTGAAAGAACTCCCCTTCCTAATGCTCAGCGCCGGCTGCGCGCTTTTCTACCTGGGCATATACCTACCCTTCAACTACATCATCGTGCAGGCGGAATACGAAGGGATGTCTGCCGCGCTGGCCGGGTATCTCATCCCGATCCTCAACGGCGCCAGTCTCTTCAGCCGCATAATACCCGGCAAAGCCGCCGACAAGCTCGGCAGGCTGAACACGATGATTGCCATGTGTGCTTTTGCAGGGATTATCGTGCTGGCGCTGTGGCTACCGGGGACGGGGAATGCGCCTATTATCGCTTTTTCGGCGCTGTAA
- a CDS encoding uncharacterized protein (transcript_id=CADANIAT00000445) codes for MRNITRPLARSMSTTPPRKAMPSALTFDLHRKCSTTKARASTLHLPHGSVSLPIFMPVATQASLKGLTYDQLKQTGCMLCLNNTYHLGLKPGQAVLDEVGGAHALQGWNRNILTDSGGFQMVSLLELAEVTEEGVRFLSPHDGTPMLLTPEHSISLQNSIGSDIIMQLDDVIATTSPDHERIHEAMERSVRWLDRCIAAHKTPETQNLFCIIQGGLDLELRKRCCAEMVARDTPGIAIGGLSGGEAKEDFCKVVDTCTGLLPEYKPRYVMGVGYQEDLIVGVALGADMFDCVWPTRTAPREEGGSGITRAYLHHLAAKETAGAHLIESSTTGYKMTVSLDTPRENATTATAGPQPPAHNPSHEEHQYLNLIRQILAEGEHRPDRTGTGTRSIFAPNPMRFSLSKPSPTNPSTKIPILPLLTTKRVFLRAVLAELLWFISGSTSSIPLSEAGIKIWDGNGSREFLDKVGLSHREVGDLGPVYGFQWRHFGAEYVDAHTDYTGQGVDQLADIVRKIKETPFDRRIIMSAWNPADLKKMALPPCHMFAQYYVSYPEGIEDGKGKGKGELSCLLYQRSCDMGLGVPFNIASYALLTHIIAHATDLNPGKLIHTMGDAHVYLDHVEALEEQLTREPTDFPELKIKREDRGSGVIDGWKEEEFEVIGYAPHKAIKMKMSV; via the exons ATGAGAAACATTACTAGG CCACTCGCTCGGTCCATGTCGACAACCCCGCCGCGGAAGGCCATGCCTTCTGCGCTTACTTTTGATTTGCATCGGAAGTGTTCT ACTACTAAAGCGCGCGCAAGcaccctccacctccctcaTGGATCCGTCTCGCTCCCAATCTTCATGCCTGTCGCGACACAGGCAAGTCTCAAGGGCCTTACATATGACCAATTGAAACAAACAGGGTGCATGCTCTGCCTCAATAACACGTACCACCTTGGCTTGAAGCCAGGGCAGGCTGTACTGGATGAGGTAGGGGGAGCACATGCGCTGCAAGGCTGGAATCGCAACATCCTAACAGACAGCGGTGGCTTTCAAATGGTTTCTCTTCTCGAGCTCGCGGAAGTCACTGAGGAGGGTGTCCGGTTTCTGTCACCGCACGATGGCACGCCGAT GCTGCTCACACCGGAACACTCAATCTCACTACAGAATTCCATTGGGTCCGATATTATCATGCAGCTTGACGATGTGATAGCGACTACATCGCCAGATCACGAACGGATTCATGAAGCCATGGAGCGCTCGGTGCGCTGGCTAGATCGGTGCATTGCAGCCCACAAAACCCCAGAAACGCAGAATTTATTCTGCATTATTCAAGGGGGACTGGATCTAGAGCTGCGAAAACGGTGCTGCGCGGAGATGGTAGCACGCGACACGCCAGGAATTGCGATAGGTGGGCTGTCAGGTGGAGAGGCGAAAGAGGATTTCTGTAAAGT TGTTGATACATGTACTGGTCTCCTTCCGGAATATAAGCCGCGATATGTGATGGGCGTG GGCTATCAGGAGGACTTGATTGTGGGAGTGGCCCTTGGAGCGGACATGTTCGACTGTGTATGGCCGACAAGAACTGCC CcaagggaagaaggaggttCCGGCATTACGAGAGCCTATCTCCACCACCTGGCTGCTAAAGAGACAGCCGGGGCGCATCT GATAGAGTCAAGCACGACAGGGTACAAAATGACTGTCTCACTGGACACTCCCAGAGAAAAtgccaccaccgccaccgccggTCCTCAACCCCCAGCCCACAACCCCTCTCACGAAGAACACCAATACCTCAACCTGATCCGCCAAATCCTTGCGGAAGGCGAGCACCGCCCTGACCGGACGGGCACGGGAACACGCTCAATCTTCGCCCCAAACCCTATGCGCTTCTCGCTCTCGAAGCCCAGCCCCACGAACCCATCTACAAAGATCCCaatcctccccctcctcacCACAAAACGCGTCTTCTTGCGCGCCGTCCTTGCCGAACTTCTCTGGTTCATATCCGGCTCAACATCAAGCATTCCGCTCTCCGAAGCGGGCATCAAAATCTGGGATGGGAACGGATCGCGTGAGTTCCTCGACAAAGTCGGGCTCTCGCACCGCGAAGTTGGCGACCTCGGCCCCGTATACGGATTCCAGTGGCGCCATTTCGGGGCTGAGTATGTCGATGCCCATACGGATTATACAGGGCAGGGAGTTGACCAGTTAGCGGACATTGTGAGGAAGATTAAGGAGACGCCGTTTGATCGCCGGATCATCATGTCGGCgtggaatccagcggacctgaagaagatggcgcTTCCGCCTTGCCATATGTTTGCGCAGTACTATGTTTCTTATCCTGAGGGCATTGAGGATGGgaagggcaaaggcaagggaGAGTTGAGCTGTTTGTTGTACCAGAGGAGTTGTGATATGGGGCTGGGCGTCCCATTCAACATTGCTTCATATGCGTTGCTGACGCACATCATTGCTCATGCGACGGATTTGAACCCGGGGAAGTTGATCCATACTATGGGTGATGCGCACGTATACCTGGACCATGTGGAAGCCTTGGAAGAGCAGTTGACTAGGGAACCTACGGATTTTCCAGAGTTGAAGATTAAGAGGGAGGACCGGGGGAGCGGAGTTATTGACGgctggaaagaagaggaattcGAGGTCATTGGCTATGCGCCTCACAAGGCGATCAAGATGAAAATGAGTGTTTAG
- a CDS encoding double-stranded RNA binding motif domain-containing protein (transcript_id=CADANIAT00000448), translating into MSDPRLDIKYDWRLRLEMYCKKVGFGDPVYHTYSDRRGGRTAWSCNVTVNKVTYAARYWFDGSCLQNAMEDAAEVALKKLEPSDQYPSREPQGTV; encoded by the exons ATGTCTGATCCAAGACTCGACATCAAATATGACTGGCGGTTGAGACTTGAAA TGTACTGCAAGAAGGTGGGCTTTGGAGATCCCGTTTACCATACGTACTCCGACCGTCGAG GAGGTCGCACAGCGTGGTCCTGTAATGTCACTGTCAACAAAGTAACCTATGCCGCCCGATATTGGTTCGATGGTTCCTGTTTACAAAACGCCATGGAAGATGCTGCGGAGGTGGCTCTGAAGAAGTTGGAACCGTCCGACCAGTATCCGAGCAGAGAGCCGCAGGGAACTGTTTAG
- a CDS encoding uncharacterized protein (transcript_id=CADANIAT00000449): MVSYRAWSCPERSAASSSSTNSDTSDRSKSTAPTIYSDRPMSKRHEEEMDLYDDDEDLDPRDSASTFDSSTSADEIDEPPLFEVPDRRRVIFRPDVIPSNSSSFAKLFPSCRRLLIRHDDQTDDGNMQLRVDTRVPHRGGYQQDVILFHLRMYDLFTRKFSFRRYCRESGREVCHSEKRAASSIFVAPMLQRSWSNMLASLRPGSSGHGHHKRRGSEQSGFSEDGVASGLVRPATLADSIMLEFSNYAHVELKRRGAGRTKRYEYEYWATKYQWRRKSRREDGLREVSFHLVDMRTSKKIAHIVPEILSPQEAIEEEAKGGWIPPSSMWINDVSTYKNMQDVADVIVATGLVVLVDDCIRSRWPHGTSTPRHQHLGTDQAQAV; the protein is encoded by the exons ATGGTGTCGTACAGGGCATGGTCGTGCCCAGAAAGGAGTGCAGCGAGCTCTAGCTCCACCAACAGCGATACCTCGGACCGGTCTAAAAGCACGGCTCCAACTATTTACAGTGACCGGCCCATGTCGAAGCGGCACGAAGAGGAAATGGATCtctatgatgatgatgaagacttAGATCCCAGGGACTCCGCGTCAACATTCGATTCATCTACTTCGGCGGATGAGATTGACGAACCCCCGTTGTTCGAGGTGCCGGATCGCCGGCGAGTTATCTTCAGACCAGATGTGATCCCCTCGAATTCGTCGAGTTTCGCCAAACTATTTCCTTCCTGCCGAAGGCTCCTTATTCGACATGACGATCAGACAGATGACGGAAACATGCAACTGCGGGTGGATACAAGGGTTCCGCATCGGGGAGGGTACCAGCAGGACGTAATCCTTTTTCATCTGCGCATGTATGACTTGTTTACCAGAAAGTTTTCTTTCCGTCGCTATTGTCGGGAATCTGGCCGCGAAGTCTGCCACTCAGAAAAGAGGGCAGCATCATCGATATTCGTCGCTCCAATGCTTCAGCGCTCGTGGAGCAATATGCTGGCGAGTTTGCGACCTGGGTCTAGTGGACATGGTCATCACAAACGACGAGGGTCGGAACAGAGCGGATTCTCTGAAGATGGGGTTGCCAGTGGTCTTGTTCGGCCTGCTACACTCGCCGATAGCATCATGCTAGAGTTTTCCAACTACGCCCACGTAGAGTTGAAGCGAAGAGGCGCTGGGAGGACGAAGCGATACGAGTACGAGTACTGGGCCACGAAATACCAATGGCGACGTAAATCGCGCAGAGAGGACGGGCTGCGCGAGGTATCTTTCCATCTCGTTGACATGCGCACTTCCAAAAAGATCGCCCACATTGTCCCCGAGATCTTATCACCCCAGGAagcgattgaggaggaggccaagggGGGCTGGATCccgccttcttcaatgtGGATTAATGATGTGTCCACATACAAGAACATGCAAGACGTCGCCGA TGTCATTGTAGCTACAGGTTTAGTCGTGCTCGTTGATGATTGTATCCGTAGTCGATGGCCTCATGGGACAAGCACGCCACGCCACCAACACCTCGGCACCGACCAGGCACAGGCAGTCTGA
- a CDS encoding uncharacterized protein (transcript_id=CADANIAT00000453) encodes MIPIFQVQGKSKSRPAPLFLIHAISGLALPYNSFGTLDFRGRAIYAIGSPLNGPRRYRLPSSIDDVARQYIRFVLSKQATGPYLLGGCSFGGLRAGQPILDARQSTPSREDANAKENKGDESTAMWEKMYKHIYNVLALVKRAANGEFVSALREVKVDFIKCSVLEVPPAGIITEPSRKFYLDRYENEYMGWQPGQFAGWEGHSIDAEHDRWSRISVKIRVRSSTCSGNEAEAMDPQQRLLLEVVYEALEDGIPLIKVAGSQTSVLCGTFTNDYNSTITKDLEYYPKYSITDTGNSILSNRISYFYNLHGASATTLQAGEASMSIVLGSALHFDPNIFITMTDLGMLSTDGRCRAFDADRSGYVRGEGICAIIHKRKSQAEFDGDVIRAIVRGTGVNHDGTKQGITLPSSESQEALIRQVTRADSTEHCRGLISAQEGPAASMGHQKPYLGFSELQAKSVRSLVPRMFYEQIHSLGLQYGVSFALMSGGIKSGSVFATAPLRWTSHWFNSAAPSHATLIHPSLLDAALHAIFAAVERRTGQPINGPYVPTFMQSLQVSGVFADRATEALQFLGGRNGEQRRFCSLTLLQMAAEEVISSTEQLQLELASLVKLEELNEGEYDLVILDDVVVPLAYDIRNYLKPDAFAINSGKHSSMSKREAFTPVFSPARYHVWRKDSTNPLPGTELALATAANPSARTVAMTSAIASAHSERLFRVSLDKLFKITPVPENIVILAALDKNLKTPRSSQRVLADMFVY; translated from the exons ATGATCCCCATCTTCCAGGTCCAGGGAAAATCAAAGTCCAGACCTGctcccctcttcctcatACACGCCATATCAGGTTTGGCCTTGCCCTACAACTCATTCGGCACCCTTGACTTCCGCGGACGAGCCATCTACGCGATCGGATCTCCCCTCAACGGGCCCCGCCGGTACCGGCTGCCATCATCAATTGACGATGTCGCTCGCCAATACATTCGCTTCGTGCTCAGCAAGCAGGCCACGGGTCCCTATCTACTCGGCGGCTGTTCATTTGGCGGCTTG AGAGCGGGGCAGCCGATCCTGGACGCCCGGCAGTCTACGCCCTCCAGAGAAGATGCAAATGCAAAAGAGAACAAAGGGGATGAGTCGACGGCCATGTGGGAAAAGATGTACAAGCATATCTACAACGTGCTGGCGCTCGTGAAGCGGGCCGCAAACGGCGAGTTCGTTTCCGCTCTGAGGGAGGTCAAGGTTGACTTTATCAAGTGCTCAGTTCTGGAAGTACCTCCCGCAGGAATAATCACGGAGCCCAGTAGGAAGTTCTATCTCGATCGCTACGAGAATGAGTACATGGGCTGGCAGCCTGGGCAGTTTGCCGGCTGGGAAGGGCACTCTATAGACGCGGAGCACGATA GGTGGTCGAG AATTTCTGTTAAGATACGCGTCAGATCGTCCACATGCTCGGGAAACGAGGCTGAGGCTATGGACCCTCAACAACGACTGTTGCTTGAGGTAGTATACGAGGCCTTGGAAGATG GTATTCCTCTCATAAAGGTAGCTGGATCGCAGACATCTGTACTCTGCGGTACTTTTACAAACGACTACAACTCTACCATCACGAAGGACTTGGAGTACTATCCAAAGTACTCCATCACAGACACAGGGAACTCCATCTTATCCAACCGCATATCATACTTCTACAACCTGCACGGTGCAAGTGCCACC ACGCTGCAGGCCGGCGAGGCGTCCATGTCCATTGTCCTGGGATCTGCGCTGCACTTCGACCCCAACATCTTCATTACCATGACAGACCTAGGTATGCTCTCTACTGACGGTCGTTGCCGAGCATTTGACGCAGACAGATCAGGCTACGTCCGCGGCGAAGGCATCTGTGCGATTATCCACAAACGGAAGAGCCAGGCCGAGTTTGACGGCGATGTCATCCGAGCCATTGTCCGCGGGACGGGCGTGAATCATGATGGCACAAAGCAGGGCATTACGTTGCCATCGTCTGAGTCTCAGGAAGCGCTCATTAGACAGGTTACGA GGGCAGACAGCACAGAACACTGTCGAGGACTTATTTCCGCTCAAGAAGGACCAGCTGCCTCCATGGGCCACCAGAAGCCGTATCTTGGTTTCTCCGAGCTTCAGGCCAAGAGTGTGAGATCCCTTGTCCCACGCATGTTCTACGAGCAGATTCACTCATTAGGGCTTCAGTACGGAGTAAGCTTTGCCCTTATGTCTGGAGGGATTAAGAGTGGTTCTGTATTCGCAACAGCACCGCTCAGGTGGACATCACACTGGTTCAACTCCGCAGCACCCTCACATGCAACTCTGATCCACCCTAGCCTGCTCGATGCCGCATTGCACGCCATCTTTGCGGCAGTGGAAAGACGGACGGGGCAGCCAATCAATGGGCCCTATGTCCCGACTTTCATGCAGTCATTGCAGGTCTCCGGAGTCTTTGCCGATAGGGCAAC GGAGGCTTTGCAGTTCCTGGGTGGTCGAAATGGTGAGCAGCGGCGGTTTTGCTCCCTGACGCTACTGCAaatggctgctgaagaagtaATCAGCTCCACTGAGCAGCTGCAGTTGGAATTGGCGTCTTTGGTTAAGCTCGAAGAGCTCAACGAGGGTGAATATGATCTCGTCATTTTAGACGATGTCGTAGTCCCACTGGCTTACGATATCAGGAACTACCTGAAACCTGATGCTTTTGCAATTAATTCGGGTAAGCACAGCTCTATGAGCAAAAGAGAAGCTTTCACACCAGTCTTTTCGCCTGCAAGATACCATGTCTGGAGAAAAGATAGTACCAACCCTCTCCCCGGCACtgagctggctctggccACAGCAGCAAATCCAAGCGCCAGAACAGTCGCTATGACATCCGCCATTGCCTCAGCTCATTCAGAGAGATTGTTCAGGGTATCTCTTGACAAGCTTTTCAAGATAACCCCAGTCCCAGAAAATATCGTCATCCTTGCTGCCTTAGACAAGAACCTTAAGACTCCGAGGAGTTCACAGCGAGTTCTGGCTGATATGTTCGTTTACTGA
- a CDS encoding uncharacterized protein (transcript_id=CADANIAT00000447), translating to MVEVEEWRGVMELDGGRPAEPKFYLGESSLSFSQKHMCELGDLDALAPERYIVPKSIKAVSRNNR from the exons AtggttgaggttgaagaatggagaggTGTCATGGAATTAGACGGAGG ACGGCCAGCAGAACCGAAG TTCTATCTTGGTGA GTCATCATTatctttctcccagaaacATATGTGCGAGTTAGGTGACTTGGACGCTCTAGCACCCGAACGGTATATTGTCCCCAAGTCGATTAAGGCTGTGAGCCGCAATAATCGCTGA
- a CDS encoding putative MFS transporter (transcript_id=CADANIAT00000446), with product MEKEVAPDGVVNATDAELVIQNSGGDAAVQAREKALIWKQDLHIIPLSAAIYLLCYLDRSNIGNAKIMNSETGNDLLTETNMSSYEYTIALMVFLIAYALFEVPSNYFLKKLKPSRWIAFLMLSWGAVTMGLGGAHNYAQVTGLRFLLGVLEAGLFPGLVYFLTFWYRTSERSMRVALILASATLAGAFGGAIAYGVGHMNQAQGLSAWRWLFIIEGAPSLASAFLVWFILPDYPESASWLSEEEKALAAQRLAVEGSKGGAKAMTWQDAKEILLDWRLYAHYVVYFGISAPFSSLSLFTPAITSGLGYTSLNAQLMTVPPWAVAYVVTTAVAWSADHFNRYPRISLHRYGCLIVATSGSFACIPPLLGWLSSNIRSTAGTGLAIALNVSFGAPGQIVGVWIYKSNEAKRGYPTGHWTNAALLLLVTVGCLALRVYYGWRNKRLKAGGSGQRFAY from the exons ATGGAAAAAGAGGTCGCTCCGGATGGCGTCGTCAATGCAACGGACGCGGAATTGGTTATTCAA AACAGTGGCGGAGATGCCGCAGTCCAGGCTCGAGAAAAGGCGTTAATCTGGAAGCAAGATCTTCATATTATTCCTCTCAGTGCTGCAATCTACCTCCTCTGTTATCTGGATCGGTCAAATATCG GAAACGCCAAAATCATGAACTCAGAAACTGGCAATGATCTCCTGACCGAGACGAACATGTCCTCGTACGAGTATAC GATCGCATTGATGGTCTTCTTGATCGCCTACGCTCTTTTTGAAGTTCCATCCAACTATTTTCTCAAGAAGCTCAAACCGAGC AGATGGATCGCTTTCTTGATGCTGTCATGGGGAGCAGTGACAATGGGACTCGGTGGGGCACACAACTATGCACAAGTAACAGGCCTTCGCTTTCTGCTTGGAG TCCTGGAAGCCGGTCTCTTTCCCGGACTCGTTTACTTCCTCACTTTCTGGTATCGCACATCAGAACGAAGCATGCGCGTAGCTTTGATTCTTGCATCCGCGACGCTAGCAGGGGCTTTTGGCGGCGCCATAGCTTACGGAGTTGGACATATGAACCAGGCCCAAGGTCTTTCAGCGTGGCGCTGGCTCTTTATCATTGAGGGCGCACCGTCTTTAGCGTCCGCTTTCCTGGTGTGGTTCATCCTCCCAGACTACCCTGAATCCGCAAGCTGGCTgtcggaagaggaaaaggcaCTTGCGGCGCAGCGGCTCGCGGTCGAGGGATCCAAAGGTGGCGCAAAAGCAATGACATGGCAGGACGCTAAAGAGATTTTACTCGACTGGCGTTTATACGCTCACTACGTG GTCTACTTCGGCATATCTGCTCCCTTCTCGAGTCTCTCGCTTTTTACCCCGGCAATTACTAGCGGTCTGGGCTATACTAGTCTGAACGCGCAGCTTATGACGGTACCTCCTTGGGCGGTAGCTTATGTCGTCACAACAGCTGTTGCTTGGTCTGCAGATCACTTTAATAGGTACCCTCGTATATCCTTG CACCGCTACGGCTGCTTAATCGTTGCAACAAGCGGCTCATTTGCCTGCATCCCGCCACTTTTGGGCTGGCTCTCATCCAACATCCGATCCACAGCCGGAACGGGTCTCGCTATCGCTTTGAACGTGTCATTTGGCGCGCCAGGACAGATTGTAGGCGTATGGATCTATAAATCTAATGAGGCGAAGAGGGGATATCCGACAGGTCACTGGACAAATGCGGCGCTGTTACTGCTTGTTACGGTGGGCTGTTTGGCATTGAGGGTGTATTACGGGTGGAGAAATAAGAGACTAAAGGCTGGTGGGAGTGGCCAGAGGTTCGCTTATTGA
- a CDS encoding uncharacterized protein (transcript_id=CADANIAT00000450) has product MAIHPSFPSQRDGRGPLSPQQAQAISAWTEQAAASLQDLTITDSAPTSAGNATLRGTTVSLSIPLDDPVPAAEGGAPRVKTPGQGTEEARKIPAVSFRRREPLRRDSLKRREALLKGKDGSRRRQRWENDRLLHNPWAEPPSPNDWMPQPTHTRHEPMPYFLAPLWDKHYAHIERRSPGDAKTERHHIPKELRLKLKHARAARGMLQDLEEDIRQFIERWNERQLVRQKDGLADAPSSSEEDSEDEVVFVGRNGQMHDSPDRRKKLQSMRETMSSHNERDGEKMVFESLVDDRAAGFGRWLVHSIASYYGLHTWSVTVGSPARREAYVGFYPPSSGSRAGLLTQPPSRCRDRVLIQPGEKLPRPLWSQV; this is encoded by the exons ATGGCTATCCACCCTAGTTTTCCGTCGCAAAGGGACGGTAGAGGGCCATTGTCTCCACAGCAAGCCCAGGCAATTTCGGCTTGGACGGAGCAGGCTGCTGCGTCTCTACAGGATTTGACAATCACAGATTCGGCGCCCACGAGCGCAGGAAACGCCACCTTGCGCGGGACGACTGTCTCCCTCTCGATTCCCCTTGATGACCCTGTTCCGGCTGCAGAAGGCGGTGCGCCTAGAGTCAAGACCCCGGGCCAAGGCACCGAGGAGGCCCGAAAGATACCGGCGGTTAGCTTCCGACGTCGTGAACCACTCCGCCGTGACAGTCTGAAAAGACGAGAAGCTCTGCTgaagggcaaggatggcagTCGCCGGAGGCAACGCTGGGAGAACG ATCGTCTTTTGCACAACCCCTGGGCGGAGCCTCCATCCCCTAATGATTGGATGCCGCAGCCCACCCATACCCGTCATGAGCCTATGCCGTACTTCCTCGCGCCCTTGTGGGATAAGCATTACGCGCACATTGAACGACGTTCTCCAGGCGATGCGAAGACCGAGAGACACCACATTCCGAAGGAACTTCgtttgaagctgaagcatGCTCGTGCTGCACGTGGTATGCTCCAGGATCTAGAAGAGGACATTCGGCAGTTCATTGAACGGTGGAACGAAAGACAACTGGTGCGTCAGAAGGACGGTCTTGCGGACGCGCCGTCATCGTCAGAGGAAGActctgaagatgaagtcgtcttcgtcggccGGAATGGACAAATGCACGACTCTCCTGATCGTAGGAAGAAGCTGCAGAGTATGCGCGAGACGATGAGTTCCCATAATGAGCGCGACGGGGAGAAGATGGTGTTTGAGAGTCTTGTTGATGACCGTGCTGCTGGGTTTGG TCGCTGGCTCGTCCATTCAATTGCTTCTTATTACGGTCTCCACACATGGTCCGTTACCGTCGGAAGCCCCGCTCGACGGGAAGCCTATGTTGGCTTTTACCCACCGTCTTCAGGGTCGCGCGCAGGCTTGTTAACTCAGCCACCGTCAAGGTGCCGTGACAGAGTCCTGATTCAGCCAGGCGAGAAACTCCCTCGGCCCTTGTGGTCGCAGGTGTGA
- a CDS encoding uncharacterized protein (transcript_id=CADANIAT00000451) translates to MSIEARGMMFKGRQQARKERSTISSSLRTQSHQSSVSPRAGNYPLLYAHLQREAKRVRLARIIQNDFHDHVVCGIHLCNFYALISARGLGQAGHWRLETDEHKLKCESGGSGTRIEIPGSLAEEEGSRDALMRNLCVWLYDNGFTEI, encoded by the exons ATGTC AATAGAAGCGCGAGGAATGATGTTTAAGGGGAGACAACAGGCGCGCAAAGAAAGATCCACTATCTCTTCGAGTCTACGTACCCAGTCCCATCAAAGTTCTGTCTCGCCTAGGGCTGGTAACT ACCCTCTTTTGTATGCGCATCTTCAGCGCGAAGCAAAGCGCGTACGCCTCGCAAGAATCATTCAGAACGATTTTCATGATCATGTTGTTTGCGGCATACATCTTTGCAACTTTTACGCATTGATTTCTGCGCGAGGACTGGGCCAAGCGGGTCATTGGCGCTTAGAAACTGATGAACACAAACTCAAGTGCGAATCGGGCGGATCAGGTACAAGGATCGAGATTCCCGGATCgcttgcggaggaggagggctCTCGAGACGCCTTGATGAGGAATCTCTGCGTTTGGCTATACGACAATGGCTTTACGGAGATATGA